The proteins below are encoded in one region of Ostrea edulis chromosome 3, xbOstEdul1.1, whole genome shotgun sequence:
- the LOC125677690 gene encoding uncharacterized protein LOC125677690 translates to MVHGLCLQIVFLAIAAHCTLGREVEDNDGQLLCVYTKDNEILYKKFDSTTEMCCNKSGTYNKSDNQGQRLECCGANGTYNPEIEICWADQVHDKKSICCGNKVYNKDDVNNSKHLQKDECCGNEVFSSVSERRRYCNDGIKNASERSNGRNPSRKGSKRKSSLSFLFSWRGRKWKGKHPPFLITIILGNADVSIGKPSRRLYG, encoded by the exons ATGGTTCATGGACTTTGTTTGCAGATAGTTTTTCTTGCTATTGCTGCACATTGTACTTTGGGTCGTG AGGTAGAAGATAACGATGGACAGCTTTTGTGTGTGTACACGAAGGATAACGAAATATTATACAAGAAATTCGATAGTACAACTGAAATGTGTTGCAATAAATCAGGAACGTACAATAAATCTGACAATCAAGGACAGAGATTGGAGTGCTGTGGAGCTA atgGAACATACAATCCAGAAATCGAGATATGTTGGGCTGACCAAGTGCACGACAAGAAAAGCATATGCTGTGGAAATAAAGTTTACAACAAAGACG ATGTGAATAATTCCAAGCACCTGCAAAAAGACGAATGTTGTGGAAATGAGGTTTTCTCATCTGTCTCCGAAAGACGACGCTATTGCAATGATGGAATTAAGAATGCTAGTGAAAG GTCCAATGGAAGAAATCCATCTAGAAAGGGGAGCAAACGAAAGTCTTCCTTGAGCTTCTTATTTTCTTGGAGGGGTAGGAAATGGAAAGGAAAACATCCCCCTTTTCTGATTACCATTATTCTTGGTAATGCTGATGTTTCTATCGGAAAACCCTCCAGAAGATTGTACGGCTGA